The genomic segment TCCCGCAGGTCCTGGGCGGACTTGTAGGTGACGTTGCCGGCGAAGGACATGTAGTAGCCCTTGTCGGCGCAGATCCGGGCCATGGCGGCGTCGCCCGAGTAGCAGTGGAAGACGACGGTGTCGGGCGCGCCCTCCTCGTCGAGGATGCGCAGCACGTCGGCGTGTGCCTCGCGGTCGTGGATGACGAGCGCCTTGCCGACGGCCTTCGCGATGTCGATGTGCCGGCGGAAGGAGTACTGCTGGGCCTCGACGCCTTCGGGGCCGGTGCGGAAGTAGTCGAGGCCGGTCTCGCCGACGCCGCGGACCTGGGGAAGCGCGGCGAGCGCGGCGATCCGGTCGAGGGCGTCCTGCAGGGCCTTGTCGCCGCCGGGGGTGCGGGCGCCCTGGCGGGACCAGCCGTCCGGATCGCCGTGGACGATCCGGGGGGCTTCGTTGGGGTGCAGGGCGACGGTGGCCCACACGTTCGGGTGCTGGGCGGCGGTGTCGGCCGCCCACTGCGAGCCCTTCAGGTCGCAGCCGACCTGGATGAGGGTGGTGACCCCGACGGAGGCGGCCTTGGCCAGAGCTTCCTCGACCGTTCCCTCCTGCATGTCGAGGTGGGTGTGCGAGTCGGCGACCGGGACCCGCAGCGGCTCGGGCACCGGCGGGGCCGCGGACTTCTCGTTCTTCGGGGACATGCCCCGATCCTATGGAGACCCGGGGAGCGGGCGGCACGGAGGCCGGGCGGAGGCGGACCGCCGGGGGTCATGCGTGGGGGCGGTCCTTCCGGTCCAGGGTCGGCCCGGCCGGGGATCGGACGGGCCCGGCGTCAGGCCGTGCCGGTCGTCAAGCTGTGCCGGTCGTCAGGCCGTGCCGGTGTCTCCGTGCTTGCGATGCAGCCGGTGCAGGAGAGACCAGTGGTGCGTTCGGTGCACGGCGCGCTCGCCCGTGGGGGTGTTCCACAGCGACATCACGTCGGAGACCTGACCCGACCGCATGATCCGCACTTTGTGCCCCCCGCAGTTCAGGCAGGTCGGGCGGGTGAGCGGGGACGGCACCTTCTCGCCGGCGGTGGTGTAGGTGACGAAGGGCTGACCCTTCGCGTCGACATGGTGCTCGATGTCGTACGACTGCTCCCAGCCGTGACCGCAGCTGAGGCACGCGAAGGCGTACGCCTCGGAGACGGTGGTGTCGGATCCGACGATCTCGCTCATGGCAGCTCCTGTTGCCCTCCGGACGAGGCGTCCGGAGCGGGTCTTCCCACTACCAGCGAACGCCTTTCCGGCCGATACCGCAGCAGGGGTATACGACTCTTGGGGCACTTTTGGGCTGTAAGTGGGTAGTGCGCGACTTTGCTTTGCCCTCGTCCGAGTTTAGGCACGTGACGTGCGTCACGACACTTAATAATGCTGTGCATTAGAATGCTCGCATGGCGAGAACATCCGGACCCGAGACCCGCCGCAAACTGCTCCGCGCGGCCGGGGAACTCTTCGCCGTCAAGGGCGTCGACGGCGCGCTGACCCGCGACATCACCCGTCTCGCGGGTCAGTCCAACCCCTCCGCCGTCCAGTACCACTTCGGATCACGGCAGGGCCTGCTCGACGCCGTCATGGCCGGCCGGCAGGACCGGACGGAAGCGGCGCTCGCACCGCGGCTCGCCGAGCTGCTCGCGGACGCGGGGCCGGGGTCGGGGCCGGGGCCGGGCCTGCCTGAGGGACCGGAACCGGGCCTGCCTGAGGGCCCTGGGCCCGACCTGCGTGCGCTGCTCGCCGCGCTCGTCACCGCCGAGGCGACCGAGCTCGCCACCGACGGCGGACGGCACTGCCTGCTGATCTCCGCACAGCTCAGCCACGAG from the Streptomyces sp. RKAG293 genome contains:
- a CDS encoding TatD family hydrolase yields the protein MSPKNEKSAAPPVPEPLRVPVADSHTHLDMQEGTVEEALAKAASVGVTTLIQVGCDLKGSQWAADTAAQHPNVWATVALHPNEAPRIVHGDPDGWSRQGARTPGGDKALQDALDRIAALAALPQVRGVGETGLDYFRTGPEGVEAQQYSFRRHIDIAKAVGKALVIHDREAHADVLRILDEEGAPDTVVFHCYSGDAAMARICADKGYYMSFAGNVTYKSAQDLRDAVAVAPLELLLVETDAPFLTPVPYRGRPNAPYLVPVTLRAMAAAKQVPEDELASAIGANTARAFGY
- a CDS encoding TetR/AcrR family transcriptional regulator, with the translated sequence MARTSGPETRRKLLRAAGELFAVKGVDGALTRDITRLAGQSNPSAVQYHFGSRQGLLDAVMAGRQDRTEAALAPRLAELLADAGPGSGPGPGLPEGPEPGLPEGPGPDLRALLAALVTAEATELATDGGRHCLLISAQLSHESGVRTRTPHPTLAGTGYWRLILLIEDRLDGLPEPVRLERLDLALTLIGAALGDRARQYLDGTRTLTDEPLFLADLVGMTTAMLRAPAPETGATPPTTTPTPTPTPSPTSTPIPQGA